One stretch of Coriobacteriia bacterium DNA includes these proteins:
- a CDS encoding pyridoxine-5-phosphate oxidase has translation MLSIKDVYEKFDEIGCCSFATLDGNGGVDSRIAHFFAYDDEGLYLRTMTGKPFFRQLIEGGKLSVCGERTDAPVTWDDENMPHFQPGYMMRASGSVRLLTDEELSAKAAANPMFAVATYDINKYPETVVLVMDSAWGELYDYDFNMVHRDHKILRERFAWGGAAFVPAGFTITDECIECGTCMDACTHKAIVAGTPYRILGERCDECGNCHHACPAGAVVEK, from the coding sequence ATGCTGAGCATCAAGGACGTGTACGAGAAGTTCGACGAGATCGGGTGTTGCAGCTTTGCGACGCTCGATGGCAACGGGGGAGTGGATTCGCGCATCGCACACTTCTTTGCCTATGATGACGAGGGGCTCTATCTGCGCACCATGACGGGCAAGCCGTTCTTCCGGCAGTTGATCGAGGGTGGTAAGCTCTCCGTGTGCGGCGAGCGTACCGATGCGCCCGTGACATGGGACGACGAGAACATGCCGCACTTCCAGCCCGGCTACATGATGCGCGCGAGCGGCAGCGTGCGCCTTCTCACCGACGAGGAACTTTCCGCCAAGGCCGCGGCCAACCCCATGTTCGCCGTGGCGACCTACGATATAAACAAGTATCCGGAGACCGTGGTCCTCGTCATGGATAGCGCCTGGGGTGAGCTCTACGACTACGACTTCAACATGGTGCACCGCGACCACAAGATCCTGCGCGAGCGCTTCGCGTGGGGTGGCGCGGCTTTCGTGCCCGCAGGCTTCACCATCACCGATGAGTGCATTGAGTGCGGTACGTGCATGGACGCCTGCACGCACAAGGCCATCGTCGCCGGGACGCCGTACCGCATCTTGGGCGAGCGCTGCGACGAGTGCGGCAACTGCCATCATGCCTGCCCCGCCGGCGCCGTCGTCGAGAAGTAG